A single window of Oncorhynchus tshawytscha isolate Ot180627B unplaced genomic scaffold, Otsh_v2.0 Un_contig_5464_pilon_pilon, whole genome shotgun sequence DNA harbors:
- the slc26a5 gene encoding prestin isoform X2 produces MQLPQGLAYAMLAAVPPVYGLYSSFYPVLLYTFFGTSRHISIGTFAVISLMIGGVVVREAPDSMFTIQALNGTATNTTVFIDTEARDARRVHVAVVLTTLVGVIQLVLGLLRFGFVAIYLTEPLVRGFTTAAAVHVFISQLKYLLGIQTPRFSGPLSALYSVTAVFSDITSTNVTTLIVGGVCMVVLYCVKDLNERFKKKLPVPIPGEIIVVMVSTGISYGLSLSENYQVDVVRTIPSGLLPPAIPDFSLLPNLVTDSIAIAVVGFSMGISLAKIFALKHGYSVDGNQELIALGLCNFVSSFFHTFAITCSMSRSLVQESTGGNTQIAGLLASMVVLLVVVAIGFVFQPLPQTALAAIIMVNLLGMFKQFRDIPALWRTSKIELAIWLVAFVASVLLGLDLGLLVALGFAILSVIYRTQSPKSVILGQVLDTGLYCDVDEYEKAAECTGIKIFHSNSSIYFANSDLYLNALKEKTGVDPVHLQAIRKARKRKLKKESAERESQNHKSPQKMSAVVKLDVELGVTHEVVAGGGSQNHLGVQGNGQVAETHTESDSEETRFLEPLCPVHTLILDWTPVNFIDSVGAKAIKLVIKEYAAVDVCVFIAGCSRTLLAELRTLQFFTGVVTPEMVFPTVHDAVLHCRRRTAPPTITAIQ; encoded by the exons ATGCAGCTACCTCAAG gtCTTGCCTATGCCATGCTGGCTGCCGTGCCTCCTGTGTATGGCCTGTACTCCTCCTTCTACCCCGTCCTGCTCTACACCTTCTTTGGGACCTCTAGACACATATCTATAG GCACGTTTGCGGTGATCAGCCTGATGATTGGAGGAGTGGTGGTGAGGGAGGCCCCTGACTCCATGTTCACGATCCAGGCCCTGAATGGTACCGCCACCAATACCACCGTCTTCATCGACACAGAGGCCCGCGATGCCAGGAGGGTCCACGTAGCCGTAGTCCTCACCACTCTGGTGGGAGTCATACAG ctggtcctggggttgtTGCGGTTTGGCTTTGTGGCCATCTACCTCACGGAGCCCCTGGTACGCGGATTCACCACGGCCGCGGCTGTTCACGTCTTCATCTCTCAGCTTAAATACCTGCTGGGCATCCAGACCCCGCGCTTCAGTGGGCCCCTGTCTGCTCTTTAT agTGTCACGGCCGTGTTCAGTGACATCACCAGCACCAACGTGACCACGTTGATTGTGGGCGGGGTCTGCATGGTGGTCCTCTACTGCGTGAAGGACCTCAACGAGCGCTTCAAGAAGAAGCTGCCTGTGCCCATCCCAGGAGAGATCATTGTGGTCATGGTCTCAACGGGGATCTCCTATGGCCTCAGTCTGTCAGAGAACTACCAAGTGGACGTGGTCAGGACAATTCCATCTGG GCTGCTTCCACCTGCAATCCCAGACTTCTCTCTGCTGCCCAACTTGGTAACGGATTCTATCGCCATAGCGGTGGTGGGCTTCTCCATGGGAATCTCTCTGGCCAAGATCTTTGCTCTGAAACACGGCTACAGTGTGGATGGTAACCAG GAGCTGATTGCCCTGGGCCTGTGTAACTTTGTCAGCTCTTTCTTCCACACCTTCGCCATCACCTGTTCCATGTCCCGCAGTCTGGTGCAGGAGAGCACCGGGGGCAATacgcag aTTGCGGGTCTGTTGGCGTCCATGGTGGTGTTGCTGGTGGTGGTGgccattggttttgtcttccaGCCTCTGCCACAG ACCGCGCTGGCTGCCATCATCATGGTTAACCTGCTGGGGATGTTTAAACAATTCAGGGACATCCCTGCCCTGTGGAGGACCAGCAAGATCGAGTTG GCTATCTGGCTGGTAGCCTTTGTGGCCTCTGTGCTGTTGGGCCTTGATCTTGGACTTCTGGTGGCCTTAGGATTTGCTATCCTGAGTGtcatctacagaacacagag CCCAAAGAGTGTGATCCTGGGACAGGTCCTGGACACAGGCCTGTACTGTGACGTGGATGAATATGAAAAA GCAGCTGAATGCACAGGGATTAAGATTTTCCACTCAAACTCTTCAATCTACTTTGCAAACAGTGACCTTTATTTGAACGCCCTCAAAGAGAAG ACAGGAGTGGACCCCGTACATCTCCAGGCTATACGGAAAGCCCGAAAAAGAAAACTGAAGAAGGAGAGCGCAGAGAGGGAGAGCCAAAACCACAAGTCACCACAAAAAATGAGTGCTGTCGTCAAACTG GATGTGGAGCTGGGCGTCACTCACGAAGTGGTGGCAGGGGGCGGCTCCCAGAACCACTTGGGGGTGCAGGGGAATGGGCAGGTGGCCGAGACCCACACAGAGTCAGACTCTGAGGAGACCCGGTTCCTAGAgcccctctgtcctgtccacaCCCTCATTCTGGACTGGACCCCCGTCAACTTCATAGATTCTGTGGGAGCCAAAGCAATCAAGTTG GTGATCAAGGAGTATGCCGCTGTGGATGTGTGTGTCTTCATCGCTGGCTGCAGCA GAACTCTGCTGGCTGAACTCCGCACCCTGCAGTTTTTCACCGGGGTCGTGACCCCAGAAATGGTCTTCCCCACCGTCCATGACGCCGTATTGCACTGTCGGCGCCGGACTGCCCCGCCCACCATCACTGCCATCCAATGA
- the slc26a5 gene encoding prestin isoform X1, which produces MEQHVTPCEDAPPPLMYRVERPVFDEAYLHTQLLHPRERSPKTIRQRLAQQLHCSSERAKAIALSFLPILTWLPSYPVKEYLFGDLVSGLSTGVMQLPQGLAYAMLAAVPPVYGLYSSFYPVLLYTFFGTSRHISIGTFAVISLMIGGVVVREAPDSMFTIQALNGTATNTTVFIDTEARDARRVHVAVVLTTLVGVIQLVLGLLRFGFVAIYLTEPLVRGFTTAAAVHVFISQLKYLLGIQTPRFSGPLSALYSVTAVFSDITSTNVTTLIVGGVCMVVLYCVKDLNERFKKKLPVPIPGEIIVVMVSTGISYGLSLSENYQVDVVRTIPSGLLPPAIPDFSLLPNLVTDSIAIAVVGFSMGISLAKIFALKHGYSVDGNQELIALGLCNFVSSFFHTFAITCSMSRSLVQESTGGNTQIAGLLASMVVLLVVVAIGFVFQPLPQTALAAIIMVNLLGMFKQFRDIPALWRTSKIELAIWLVAFVASVLLGLDLGLLVALGFAILSVIYRTQSPKSVILGQVLDTGLYCDVDEYEKAAECTGIKIFHSNSSIYFANSDLYLNALKEKTGVDPVHLQAIRKARKRKLKKESAERESQNHKSPQKMSAVVKLDVELGVTHEVVAGGGSQNHLGVQGNGQVAETHTESDSEETRFLEPLCPVHTLILDWTPVNFIDSVGAKAIKLVIKEYAAVDVCVFIAGCSRTLLAELRTLQFFTGVVTPEMVFPTVHDAVLHCRRRTAPPTITAIQ; this is translated from the exons ATGGAACAACATGTAACGCCCTGCGAGGATGCGCCCCCACCGCTGATGTACCGTGTGGAACGGCCTGTGTTCGATGAGGCCTACCTTCACACCCAGCTCCTGCACCCGAGAGAGCGGAGCCCCAAGACCATCAGACAGAGACTGGCACAGCAGCTCCA ctGCTCATCAGAGAGGGCCAAAGCCATTGCTCTGAGCTTCCTGCCCATTTTAACATGGCTGCCGTCCTACCCTGTCAAAGAGTACCTGTTTGGGGACCTGGTCTCAGGCCTCAGCACGGGGGTCATGCAGCTACCTCAAG gtCTTGCCTATGCCATGCTGGCTGCCGTGCCTCCTGTGTATGGCCTGTACTCCTCCTTCTACCCCGTCCTGCTCTACACCTTCTTTGGGACCTCTAGACACATATCTATAG GCACGTTTGCGGTGATCAGCCTGATGATTGGAGGAGTGGTGGTGAGGGAGGCCCCTGACTCCATGTTCACGATCCAGGCCCTGAATGGTACCGCCACCAATACCACCGTCTTCATCGACACAGAGGCCCGCGATGCCAGGAGGGTCCACGTAGCCGTAGTCCTCACCACTCTGGTGGGAGTCATACAG ctggtcctggggttgtTGCGGTTTGGCTTTGTGGCCATCTACCTCACGGAGCCCCTGGTACGCGGATTCACCACGGCCGCGGCTGTTCACGTCTTCATCTCTCAGCTTAAATACCTGCTGGGCATCCAGACCCCGCGCTTCAGTGGGCCCCTGTCTGCTCTTTAT agTGTCACGGCCGTGTTCAGTGACATCACCAGCACCAACGTGACCACGTTGATTGTGGGCGGGGTCTGCATGGTGGTCCTCTACTGCGTGAAGGACCTCAACGAGCGCTTCAAGAAGAAGCTGCCTGTGCCCATCCCAGGAGAGATCATTGTGGTCATGGTCTCAACGGGGATCTCCTATGGCCTCAGTCTGTCAGAGAACTACCAAGTGGACGTGGTCAGGACAATTCCATCTGG GCTGCTTCCACCTGCAATCCCAGACTTCTCTCTGCTGCCCAACTTGGTAACGGATTCTATCGCCATAGCGGTGGTGGGCTTCTCCATGGGAATCTCTCTGGCCAAGATCTTTGCTCTGAAACACGGCTACAGTGTGGATGGTAACCAG GAGCTGATTGCCCTGGGCCTGTGTAACTTTGTCAGCTCTTTCTTCCACACCTTCGCCATCACCTGTTCCATGTCCCGCAGTCTGGTGCAGGAGAGCACCGGGGGCAATacgcag aTTGCGGGTCTGTTGGCGTCCATGGTGGTGTTGCTGGTGGTGGTGgccattggttttgtcttccaGCCTCTGCCACAG ACCGCGCTGGCTGCCATCATCATGGTTAACCTGCTGGGGATGTTTAAACAATTCAGGGACATCCCTGCCCTGTGGAGGACCAGCAAGATCGAGTTG GCTATCTGGCTGGTAGCCTTTGTGGCCTCTGTGCTGTTGGGCCTTGATCTTGGACTTCTGGTGGCCTTAGGATTTGCTATCCTGAGTGtcatctacagaacacagag CCCAAAGAGTGTGATCCTGGGACAGGTCCTGGACACAGGCCTGTACTGTGACGTGGATGAATATGAAAAA GCAGCTGAATGCACAGGGATTAAGATTTTCCACTCAAACTCTTCAATCTACTTTGCAAACAGTGACCTTTATTTGAACGCCCTCAAAGAGAAG ACAGGAGTGGACCCCGTACATCTCCAGGCTATACGGAAAGCCCGAAAAAGAAAACTGAAGAAGGAGAGCGCAGAGAGGGAGAGCCAAAACCACAAGTCACCACAAAAAATGAGTGCTGTCGTCAAACTG GATGTGGAGCTGGGCGTCACTCACGAAGTGGTGGCAGGGGGCGGCTCCCAGAACCACTTGGGGGTGCAGGGGAATGGGCAGGTGGCCGAGACCCACACAGAGTCAGACTCTGAGGAGACCCGGTTCCTAGAgcccctctgtcctgtccacaCCCTCATTCTGGACTGGACCCCCGTCAACTTCATAGATTCTGTGGGAGCCAAAGCAATCAAGTTG GTGATCAAGGAGTATGCCGCTGTGGATGTGTGTGTCTTCATCGCTGGCTGCAGCA GAACTCTGCTGGCTGAACTCCGCACCCTGCAGTTTTTCACCGGGGTCGTGACCCCAGAAATGGTCTTCCCCACCGTCCATGACGCCGTATTGCACTGTCGGCGCCGGACTGCCCCGCCCACCATCACTGCCATCCAATGA